AAGAAAAAAAACAATGGATTGAAGTAGCAAAAGAGATACCGAAAAAGGATATAAAAAGGTTCGTCTCCAAATATCCTGATTACGAAGAAAAACCCAATGATATTCAAAGTTTAAAAAAAGTACTGACACAAGATTTCAACTTCTCGCCGATAAAGACAAGAGCGGTAGTTGAATTGGTAGAAGAGATAAAAGAAAAGTTGAAAAACCAAAGGAAAGATAACCAAGTAATCTACTGGGCGGTAGCGGCAGGGGAACCTGCAGGTAAAGCACTAAAAGAATGCAAACTCATAGGTGTAACGATAGATTACATAAACGACGAAGAGATGGGAGAAACGGAAAACAACCGTGATTTGAACAGGTTACGAGAAATAAAATTTGAAAGGATATTGAGGTACACTATCCAAGCCAAAAAAAGCGGAGGATACCTAACGTATGCAGACTTATCTTATCTAATGGGGATAAACGTTGAATCTTTAAGAAGGATGGTCAAATCCAATCCCAAGATAGTGATTCCATTGAGGGGAAGCGAATGTGACATAGGTCGAGGGATCGCACACAAAAAAGAAATAATAAGTCTGTACATGCAAATGTATACAGAAACAGAGATAGTGAACAAGACGGGACATTCCTACGAAGCGATAGAAGATTACATAAAAGAGTTTGCAACGGTATGGATGCTGACGAAAAAAGGGATGCCACCAGCGATGATAAGGAAAATAACGAAACGATCAAAAAAACTAATAGACAGTTACATAGAATTGATAAATCGGTATGCGGCTCCCGAATACGCCTTTAGATACCACCATTTAGAACAGATATTTTACCGAAACCAGGGGGATAAAAAAAAAGGAAGTCTTTAAGATGGTTAACAGGCGAGAGATATATGGACCTTTAGAAGAAAGAACGGTTGAAAATTACCAGGTACAGTATCTGGCAAGGAGATACGATTTCGGAAAAGAATCACGGATAGCCACCATGTTAGTTAAACGGATAAACGAAGAGATAACCAAGGCGGAAAAAGCGGTAGGAATAAGTAGGGTTAAACCTTTTGAGATGTATCTTAAAAAAGGAAAAAAACAAATCACGTTACCTCTTTTCAAACCCAGTTATCTAGAACCTATATACGAAGGAGAAACCTTCAACGATTGTAGAAGGTTGATTGAGAAGGAAATCATGGAAAAGACCGAAGAAATCGATGTGGCGGTAAGTAAAGAAGAGATGATGAGGATAATTAACCCATGGAGTTATGCGAAGAGAAGCGGACCAACAACGTACACGGAAGGGTTGAAAAAACAACCGAACAATTTTGATGAAACGGATAGTAAAAGATGGGACGAGTTCATACGTAAAATCAATCCAAAACAACCGAAAGAAAGAATGGAGACACCTGACATATCGGCACCTGAAAGAGTGAATCAAAGGTTAATCAAAATGGTGAGTGAAGAAACGGGGCTAGGTAAAAACGTGTCCAAACATCTAGTTGAAGATGTGATTCTGTTACGTAACCTGTGTTGTCCAAGAACGGAAAGTCTGAAAAGTGGTGAGATGGTATTACTGGTAACGCATGTCAGGGCGTACCTATCCCAAGAGGTTGCGACACGATTTAGAAGGTTAGCCCCCGTGGTAATAACCGTATTAACACAGGAAGAGATGAAAAGGATACCTACAAACGTCCCCGAAGCTTTGAACCTTTTAAAAAAGCGAATAATACGGGTATGTTTTGAGGCTTACAAACAGAATGGACTGTTGACGATGATGGAACTGCAATGGATATTTCAAATAAGTTCAACAAGGATATCAGAACTGATACGAACATTCCAAAACGAACACAACATAGTGGTACCGACACCAGGTACGATATTAGATGCGGGAAGAAGCATGACTCACAAAGATATCATAGTCAGGTTACATTTGGAAGGTTACTCGGTGAAGGAGATAGCAAGGATAACACATCACTCACCGAAAGCGGTGGATAACTATGTAGGAACGTTTGAATCGGTGCTGATACTGTATCTGTACAACATACCGACACATTTGATGGCCAGGAGTTTAGAAAAGGGAGTAACCTTGATCAAAGAGTACCTGAAATTGATAGAAGAGTATTACCGAGACAAAACAGAGATTCGAAAATATCTGATAGCACAGGGGGTGAGGTTTTAAACTATCGTATGTTGGTTGAATAAGAAAATATCTTGGGTTTTCTTTCTACCAAAAGTAAGATGGGATTGGAGTAAGAGTCCACCCCAAATCCGTTGCCAAATTCAAGCAGAAACTCAAGCAAATAACCGGTAGAAGCAATGCTATGAGTATAAGCCAGAAAATGGAAAAGTTAAAACAAATCATTGTAGGATGGGTAAATTACTTTGGCATTGCGGATATGGGCAGAATTGCCAAAACATTGGATATGTGGGTAAGAAGAAGGGTACGGATGTGCTTTTGGAAACAGTGGAAAAGAATCAAAACAAAACACGATAACCTTGTATCCCTTGGCATACCGAACCCAAAGGCTTGGGAATATGCCAACACAAGGAAGAGCTACTGGCGAATTGCAGGTAGCCCAATCCTTGCGAAGGCCCTTACCAATAAATATCTTAAGAAATCAGGACTGCCATCAATCAGCCTACAATATTCATCAGTCCATTAACTCTATTGAACCGCCGTATACCGAACGGTACGTACGGTGGTGTTATGGGAGTAAAGTAGATGAATTAATTATTTACCTTCTATCTGATTAAAAAGTTCGTCTTTAAAATAAACATATCCTCCAATAAGATTCTCTCGGTAAGTCAATTCAGCTTTTCTAAACTTAATTCTTTCATAAGGTAAAGGTTTTCTTATTTTTTGCATAGTTTTTTCTAAAAGCTCGTTCCATGGAAAACCGTTTGCTTGAGATACCCCACCTCCAATTAATACTACTTCTGGATCTATAATATTAACAAATGTTGAAATACTAAAACTAAGAGCTTCTATAAATGAATCAACTTCTTTTTTCCAATTCTCATCAAAAAAAGTAAAATAATTATCCTGAGAAAGATTCTTATTAAATTTTTCTTTAAACATTTTTGCTCGCTTTTCCAAACTTTTTCCAGAGGCATAAAGTTCTACACAGTCTATATTTCCACATTCACAAATTTCTTTTTGACCTTTAGGATAATAAATATGTCCCAATTCAGAAGCAACTCCGTGACTTCCTAAAAAAATTTTACCGTTGATTAGTAAGCTTGCTCCTAATCCTGTGCCTATAAATATTCCTAATACATTCCTTATATCTTTAACTGCCCCTAAGGCATGTTCAGCTAAAATACTAAAATTTACATCTCTACTTACTAATGTGGGGAAACCTGTTTTTTGATAAATTAATTCTGATAAATTTATGTTATTAAGAACTTTTAAATTTGGACAAGATATTATTTTATTGCTTTGATAATCTATAGTTCCGGGTATACCTATAGCAATGCCTTTTAAATCTGCGTTTTCAAAAGATAAATCGCGGATAACATTAACTACAAAACTTAAAATATTTGAGTAAACATTTTTAGTTGCTATGATATTAAAATTTTGAACTTCATGTTTTTCAGTGACGATACCATAAGCAATTTTTGTGCCACCAATGTCAAAGATAATTACTGACATTAATAGATCCTCCTATAAGTTCATATTTGTCACTATTATCTTTTTTTAAGACTTTTGTTGAAAATCCACCTTCTTGTAAAACTTTTTGGTAGTTAAAACCGGCATCTATCGGATAAACAGATAAAAATTTTAAAGTTTCATTTTTAATATTTACTACTCTATGAGCGAAATTAGGTTTAATATGAACAATACTACCAGCATAAAAATTATAAATTTCTTCTTTTTCATTATCTTTAAGTAATAATAAACCTTCTCCCTTTATACAAATATAATATTCGGCATAATTATTTTGATGATAATGTCCTTGAGTAAAATAAAATTCTTTTCCTATTGTGCCTGGAAAAATTGTTGTCATGCTAAAAACCAAATCACCTGGTTTTTTTTCAGGTTCAAATTTTTCAACTTTATATAAGATAGGGTCTTTATTTTGCTTTAGAATAAAAGAAACTGTCTTTTGATCTAAAAAATGTTCCTTTATTTCACTCATTTTCTTTATGTATATATCAGTTGGGGCTTCTAATTGCAAATATTTCCAATCAAAAAAAGAAAAAAAATTATTTAGCTCCATAGTTATTTTTCACCTCTGGTATATTAGTTATTTTATAAAAAGTGGCTTTTAAACCTTCAGGATTACCAAATAATCCAGAATTACCTAAGATTAAGATATCAGGCAAATGTTTCATTATTGTTGGGAGTGTTTTAAGATTTACAGAACCATCAATCATTATGGAATAACTATAATTATTCTTTTCTTTTACATTTCTTAAAAAATCAATTTTTTTCAAAGTTTCTGGAATAAACTGTTGGCCAGCAAAGCCGGGGTCTACAGTCATAATGGTTATAAAATCTAATCTTCCTAAAATAAGTTCTATTAATGTAATAGGAGTTAAAGGAGAAAGAGCAATTCCAGCTTTAATATTATTATTATGAATTAGTTCTACAATTCTAAAAGCTTCATTA
This is a stretch of genomic DNA from Petrotoga sp. 9PWA.NaAc.5.4. It encodes these proteins:
- a CDS encoding ribulose-phosphate 3-epimerase; amino-acid sequence: MSLLFSASVMCMDFSNLSNQLKEIEEIGINRLHYDIMDGKFVPNITLGFDMIKDITKISTLPIDVHLMIENPSKFINILKNYQVDSITFHVENTINEAFRIVELIHNNNIKAGIALSPLTPITLIELILGRLDFITIMTVDPGFAGQQFIPETLKKIDFLRNVKEKNNYSYSIMIDGSVNLKTLPTIMKHLPDILILGNSGLFGNPEGLKATFYKITNIPEVKNNYGAK
- a CDS encoding group II intron maturase-specific domain-containing protein, with translation MGVRVHPKSVAKFKQKLKQITGRSNAMSISQKMEKLKQIIVGWVNYFGIADMGRIAKTLDMWVRRRVRMCFWKQWKRIKTKHDNLVSLGIPNPKAWEYANTRKSYWRIAGSPILAKALTNKYLKKSGLPSISLQYSSVH
- a CDS encoding DUF1670 domain-containing protein; translated protein: MVNRREIYGPLEERTVENYQVQYLARRYDFGKESRIATMLVKRINEEITKAEKAVGISRVKPFEMYLKKGKKQITLPLFKPSYLEPIYEGETFNDCRRLIEKEIMEKTEEIDVAVSKEEMMRIINPWSYAKRSGPTTYTEGLKKQPNNFDETDSKRWDEFIRKINPKQPKERMETPDISAPERVNQRLIKMVSEETGLGKNVSKHLVEDVILLRNLCCPRTESLKSGEMVLLVTHVRAYLSQEVATRFRRLAPVVITVLTQEEMKRIPTNVPEALNLLKKRIIRVCFEAYKQNGLLTMMELQWIFQISSTRISELIRTFQNEHNIVVPTPGTILDAGRSMTHKDIIVRLHLEGYSVKEIARITHHSPKAVDNYVGTFESVLILYLYNIPTHLMARSLEKGVTLIKEYLKLIEEYYRDKTEIRKYLIAQGVRF
- a CDS encoding glucose-6-phosphate isomerase family protein, coding for MELNNFFSFFDWKYLQLEAPTDIYIKKMSEIKEHFLDQKTVSFILKQNKDPILYKVEKFEPEKKPGDLVFSMTTIFPGTIGKEFYFTQGHYHQNNYAEYYICIKGEGLLLLKDNEKEEIYNFYAGSIVHIKPNFAHRVVNIKNETLKFLSVYPIDAGFNYQKVLQEGGFSTKVLKKDNSDKYELIGGSINVSNYL
- a CDS encoding DUF1670 domain-containing protein, translating into MGGSKEYRQKLKYQVSCAENKTLENQIRGELRGNLGLSEIESELLSKILVEYVSQDVEIRNPNQIIIKGAETKESFARGYLTKKGKRIKVTPFHIDDLEVEIEFGISAMQLNRIIRLIEESEKQDSLISSKQISYILNITPTSLRGRLQKLRSMGLCVPTRGLSAKEREKKGMYCSTWLLKRYFSKKDTIKARKEVGMSDTKFKEILAEFATVVKKGQLRNDEEKKQWIEVAKEIPKKDIKRFVSKYPDYEEKPNDIQSLKKVLTQDFNFSPIKTRAVVELVEEIKEKLKNQRKDNQVIYWAVAAGEPAGKALKECKLIGVTIDYINDEEMGETENNRDLNRLREIKFERILRYTIQAKKSGGYLTYADLSYLMGINVESLRRMVKSNPKIVIPLRGSECDIGRGIAHKKEIISLYMQMYTETEIVNKTGHSYEAIEDYIKEFATVWMLTKKGMPPAMIRKITKRSKKLIDSYIELINRYAAPEYAFRYHHLEQIFYRNQGDKKKGSL
- a CDS encoding ROK family protein, with translation MSVIIFDIGGTKIAYGIVTEKHEVQNFNIIATKNVYSNILSFVVNVIRDLSFENADLKGIAIGIPGTIDYQSNKIISCPNLKVLNNINLSELIYQKTGFPTLVSRDVNFSILAEHALGAVKDIRNVLGIFIGTGLGASLLINGKIFLGSHGVASELGHIYYPKGQKEICECGNIDCVELYASGKSLEKRAKMFKEKFNKNLSQDNYFTFFDENWKKEVDSFIEALSFSISTFVNIIDPEVVLIGGGVSQANGFPWNELLEKTMQKIRKPLPYERIKFRKAELTYRENLIGGYVYFKDELFNQIEGK